A stretch of the Janthinobacterium sp. B9-8 genome encodes the following:
- a CDS encoding EscU/YscU/HrcU family type III secretion system export apparatus switch protein — MAGEKTEKPTAKKLLDSAKKGQSYKSRDMVVLCILVAGVGFTATRSFNTVVEMYCGFIEKGFKTPPADAARELVFAFLTLSLPIILACVVATVLPSLWQSRLVLATEAIKIDFSALNPVAGFKKLFSMKTVKELVKAVLYLLLTIAVAYAFWVFQRHMLLAQLYVSTTEAGAAWVKAGVILVFYCVAAFIFIIGMDAWVDYLLYIKNLKMEKHEVKQEYKQAEVSSEVKSRRREVHEELLSEQIKSDVAQSQFVLANPTHIAIGVYMDTESLPLPFVSVLETEQKARAVIAYAEKIGVPVVRDIRLTRAIFKVATRYTFVPYELVEEVYKVLFWLLEVEKARAGNGDSPTLES, encoded by the coding sequence ATGGCAGGGGAAAAAACTGAAAAGCCAACGGCTAAAAAACTACTTGATTCGGCTAAAAAGGGTCAATCTTATAAAAGCCGCGACATGGTCGTGCTGTGTATTTTGGTTGCAGGAGTCGGTTTTACTGCAACGCGCTCTTTTAATACGGTAGTAGAAATGTATTGTGGTTTTATTGAGAAGGGTTTTAAAACACCTCCGGCGGATGCGGCACGAGAGCTTGTTTTTGCATTTCTAACCCTCTCCTTGCCCATTATTTTGGCCTGCGTGGTTGCCACTGTATTGCCATCGTTATGGCAAAGTCGCCTTGTGCTTGCAACTGAGGCAATCAAAATTGATTTTAGTGCTTTGAATCCGGTTGCAGGCTTTAAAAAGCTATTTAGTATGAAAACGGTAAAAGAGTTGGTAAAGGCCGTTTTATATTTATTGCTAACTATTGCAGTGGCTTATGCTTTTTGGGTTTTTCAAAGGCATATGCTGCTAGCTCAACTCTATGTTTCAACTACAGAGGCAGGGGCGGCTTGGGTTAAAGCGGGTGTGATTCTTGTGTTCTATTGCGTAGCGGCCTTTATTTTCATCATTGGCATGGATGCCTGGGTAGATTATTTACTGTATATCAAAAACCTCAAGATGGAAAAGCATGAGGTAAAGCAAGAGTATAAGCAGGCGGAAGTGAGTAGTGAGGTGAAATCACGGCGTCGTGAGGTGCATGAGGAATTGTTGTCCGAGCAAATAAAAAGCGATGTGGCGCAGTCACAGTTTGTGCTTGCTAACCCGACCCATATTGCAATTGGGGTGTATATGGATACGGAGTCGCTACCACTGCCCTTTGTGTCTGTACTGGAAACAGAGCAAAAAGCGCGTGCGGTGATTGCTTATGCAGAAAAAATTGGGGTACCTGTGGTGCGTGATATCCGTTTAACTCGTGCCATTTTTAAAGTGGCAACGCGCTATACCTTTGTACCCTATGAGCTGGTCGAAGAGGTGTACAAGGTACTGTTTTGGTTGCTAGAAGTCGAAAAGGCCCGCGCAGGAAATGGGGATTCTCCTACGTTAGAGTCATGA
- the sicA gene encoding type III secretion system translocator chaperone SicA: MNRMNENLMDEGAAEVLWEAVLNGASLKDIQGIPSNVMEGIYAYAFEFYQQGRLDEAETFFRFLCLYDMYDPDYAMGLAAIFQMRKEYLKAAGAYSLAFALGKNDYRPMFYAGQCNLHLRKVSKAKQCFETVLLHGAKGTLTERAQAYLNAMQNVPSEAEVEPETESENEMKEFFNYERNTDPAKSL, translated from the coding sequence ATGAATCGTATGAATGAAAACTTAATGGATGAAGGCGCTGCTGAGGTCTTATGGGAGGCAGTACTTAATGGTGCGTCACTTAAAGATATTCAGGGCATTCCTAGTAATGTAATGGAGGGGATTTATGCCTATGCATTTGAGTTTTATCAGCAGGGGCGCTTGGATGAAGCAGAAACATTTTTTAGGTTTTTGTGTTTGTACGATATGTATGACCCAGACTATGCGATGGGCTTAGCGGCCATTTTTCAGATGCGCAAAGAGTATCTTAAAGCGGCTGGTGCATATTCACTTGCTTTTGCTTTAGGAAAAAATGATTACCGCCCGATGTTTTATGCGGGTCAGTGTAATTTGCATTTGAGAAAGGTAAGCAAGGCAAAGCAGTGTTTTGAGACGGTGCTGTTGCATGGGGCGAAGGGGACATTAACCGAACGGGCACAAGCTTATTTAAATGCTATGCAAAATGTGCCGTCAGAAGCTGAAGTTGAGCCAGAAACTGAGTCTGAAAATGAAATGAAGGAGTTTTTCAATTATGAGAGAAATACTGATCCAGCCAAATCGTTATAG